A section of the Serratia liquefaciens ATCC 27592 genome encodes:
- the fliL gene encoding flagellar basal body-associated protein FliL, with amino-acid sequence MSQNTLPAAPKRSLLVILLVLITLVACGAAGYSWWQLKQHQEGAQPVAKELPPAAPVFMPLDTFTVNLLTPDNNPDRVLYIGLTLRLPDESTRRQLNDFLPEVRSRLLMLLSRQEAGQLSSEQGKQQLVAQIKDVLSPPLVKGQPKQVVSDVLFTAFILR; translated from the coding sequence ATGTCTCAAAATACCCTACCGGCAGCACCGAAACGCTCCCTTCTGGTCATACTGCTGGTGCTGATAACCCTCGTCGCCTGCGGCGCGGCTGGCTACAGCTGGTGGCAGCTCAAGCAGCACCAGGAGGGCGCGCAGCCCGTAGCCAAAGAACTCCCCCCGGCCGCACCGGTGTTTATGCCGCTGGACACCTTTACCGTCAATCTGCTGACGCCCGATAACAACCCGGATCGGGTGTTGTATATCGGCCTGACGTTACGCTTGCCGGATGAAAGTACCCGCCGCCAACTGAATGATTTCCTGCCGGAGGTGCGCAGCCGTCTGCTGATGCTGCTGTCTCGTCAGGAAGCGGGCCAGTTGAGCAGTGAACAAGGAAAGCAGCAACTGGTGGCGCAGATTAAGGACGTGCTTAGCCCGCCGCTGGTTAAGGGACAACCGAAGCAGGTGGTCAGCGACGTGCTGTTCACTGCCTTCATATTGCGGTAA
- the fliM gene encoding flagellar motor switch protein FliM, giving the protein MGDSILSQAEIDALLNGDSAGDEPEAVALNESEVKPYDPTTQRRVVRERLHALEIINERFARQFRMGLFNLLRRSPDITVGPIKIQPYHEFARNLPVPTNLNLVHLNPLRGTALFVFAPSLVFIAVDNLFGGDGRFPTKVEGREFTPTEQRVIKRMLRLALDAYGDAWSAIYKIDVEYVRAEMQVKFTNITTSPNDIVVTTPFQVEIGALSGEFNICIPFAMIEPLRELLTNPPLENSRQEDSHWRETLVKQVQHSELELIANFVDIPMRLSKILKLQPGDVLPIDKPDRLIAHVDGVPVLTSQYGTLNGQYALRVEHLINPILNALSEEQPK; this is encoded by the coding sequence ATGGGCGACAGCATTCTTTCACAGGCAGAGATCGACGCCTTGCTCAACGGCGACAGCGCGGGTGATGAACCCGAAGCGGTTGCCCTCAATGAGAGCGAGGTCAAGCCGTACGATCCGACCACCCAGCGCCGAGTGGTGCGCGAACGGCTGCACGCGCTGGAAATCATCAACGAACGTTTTGCCCGGCAGTTCCGCATGGGGTTATTCAACCTGCTGCGCCGCAGCCCGGACATTACCGTTGGCCCGATCAAGATCCAGCCGTACCACGAATTTGCTCGCAACCTGCCGGTGCCCACCAACCTGAACCTGGTGCACCTGAACCCGCTGCGCGGTACTGCGCTGTTCGTGTTCGCACCGAGCCTGGTGTTTATCGCCGTCGATAACCTGTTCGGGGGCGACGGTCGCTTTCCCACCAAAGTGGAAGGCCGCGAATTTACGCCAACCGAACAGCGGGTGATCAAGCGCATGCTGCGGCTGGCGCTGGACGCCTACGGCGACGCCTGGAGCGCAATTTACAAGATTGACGTGGAATACGTGCGCGCTGAAATGCAGGTGAAGTTCACCAACATCACCACGTCGCCAAACGACATCGTGGTCACCACCCCTTTCCAGGTGGAAATTGGCGCGCTGAGCGGTGAGTTCAACATCTGCATTCCGTTTGCCATGATCGAACCGCTGCGCGAACTGCTGACCAACCCACCGTTGGAGAATTCGCGGCAGGAAGACAGCCACTGGCGTGAAACGCTGGTGAAGCAGGTGCAGCATTCCGAGCTGGAGCTGATTGCCAACTTCGTCGATATCCCGATGCGCCTGTCGAAGATCCTGAAGCTGCAGCCGGGCGATGTATTACCGATTGATAAACCGGATCGCCTCATCGCTCACGTCGACGGCGTGCCGGTTTTGACCAGCCAATACGGCACGTTAAACGGGCAGTACGCCCTGCGTGTTGAACATTTGATTAACCCTATTTTGAATGCTCTGAGTGAGGAACAGCCCAAATGA
- the fliN gene encoding flagellar motor switch protein FliN, with product MSDPKQPSGEGKESVDDLWADAFNEQQATEKTSASDAVFKSLEPQDTSGSLQDIDLILDIPVKLTVELGRTKMTIKELLRLSQGSVVALDGLAGEPLDIMINGYLIAQGEVVVVADKFGVRITDIITPSERMRRLSR from the coding sequence ATGAGTGATCCTAAGCAACCGTCTGGCGAAGGAAAGGAATCCGTGGACGATCTGTGGGCTGATGCGTTTAACGAACAGCAAGCAACCGAAAAGACGTCTGCCAGCGATGCGGTGTTCAAATCGCTGGAGCCGCAGGATACCAGCGGCAGCCTGCAGGATATCGATCTGATCCTCGACATCCCGGTCAAATTGACCGTTGAACTGGGCCGCACCAAGATGACCATCAAGGAACTGCTGCGCCTGTCGCAGGGCTCTGTCGTGGCGTTGGACGGGCTGGCGGGTGAACCGCTGGATATTATGATCAACGGTTATCTGATTGCCCAGGGCGAAGTGGTGGTGGTGGCCGACAAATTCGGCGTGCGCATTACCGATATCATCACCCCTTCCGAGCGCATGCGCCGCCTGAGCCGCTGA
- the fliO gene encoding flagellar biosynthetic protein FliO: MNPSTATPTAGTLQSTEPALPAGSVLTQVSSALGGILLLILLAGWLFRRLGFAPQARNSKLLNLRASCQVGQRERVVVIEVDNTLLVLGVTAQQITPLHSLPAPVQDTDAAEVTTPADFRQLMQKVLKRPEKSA, translated from the coding sequence ATGAACCCAAGCACCGCCACGCCCACCGCGGGCACCTTGCAATCCACCGAGCCGGCACTGCCGGCCGGTTCAGTGCTGACGCAGGTCAGCAGCGCACTTGGCGGCATTTTGCTGCTGATCCTGCTGGCCGGCTGGCTGTTTCGTCGCCTGGGGTTTGCCCCGCAGGCACGCAACAGCAAACTGCTCAATCTGCGCGCCAGCTGTCAGGTTGGACAGCGCGAACGCGTGGTGGTGATCGAAGTGGATAACACCTTGCTGGTGTTGGGCGTCACCGCCCAGCAAATCACCCCGCTGCATAGCCTGCCCGCGCCGGTGCAGGACACCGACGCCGCCGAAGTGACCACGCCGGCGGATTTTCGCCAACTGATGCAAAAAGTTCTCAAACGTCCGGAAAAATCGGCATGA
- the fliP gene encoding flagellar type III secretion system pore protein FliP (The bacterial flagellar biogenesis protein FliP forms a type III secretion system (T3SS)-type pore required for flagellar assembly.) — protein sequence MKSLVQCVAFCGRGKILLRVLATALLLLSPTAFAQLPGLISQPLANGGQSWSLPVQTLVLLTSLSFLPAMLLMMTSFTRIIIVLGLLRNALGTPSAPPNQVMLGLALFLTFFIMSPVFDKVYQDAYLPFSQDKISLDIALDKGSQPLREFMLRQTRETDLALYAKLANQPPLAGPEAVPMRILLPAYVTSELKTAFQIGFTVFIPFLIIDLVVASVLMALGMMMVPPATISLPFKLMLFVLVDGWQLLLGSLAQSFYS from the coding sequence ATGAAATCCCTCGTTCAGTGTGTCGCCTTCTGTGGGCGAGGCAAAATACTTCTGCGCGTATTGGCAACGGCTTTACTGTTGCTCAGCCCCACCGCCTTCGCACAACTTCCCGGTCTGATCAGCCAGCCATTAGCCAACGGCGGCCAAAGCTGGTCGCTGCCGGTGCAAACCTTGGTGTTGCTGACCTCGCTCAGTTTCTTGCCGGCCATGCTGCTGATGATGACCAGCTTCACGCGCATCATCATCGTCCTGGGGTTGCTGCGCAATGCCCTCGGCACCCCCTCGGCCCCACCCAACCAGGTGATGCTGGGCCTGGCGCTGTTCCTGACCTTTTTCATTATGTCGCCGGTGTTCGACAAGGTTTATCAAGACGCTTATCTGCCGTTCAGCCAGGACAAAATCAGCCTGGACATCGCGCTGGATAAAGGTTCACAGCCGCTGCGCGAGTTTATGCTGCGCCAAACGCGTGAAACCGATCTGGCGCTGTATGCCAAGCTCGCCAACCAGCCGCCGCTGGCCGGGCCGGAAGCGGTGCCGATGCGCATCCTCCTGCCGGCCTACGTCACCAGCGAACTGAAAACCGCGTTCCAAATCGGCTTCACGGTGTTTATTCCGTTCCTGATTATCGATCTGGTGGTCGCCAGCGTGTTGATGGCGCTGGGGATGATGATGGTGCCACCGGCAACCATCTCGTTGCCCTTCAAGCTGATGCTGTTTGTTCTGGTGGACGGCTGGCAACTGCTGCTGGGCTCGCTGGCGCAAAGTTTCTATTCGTAA
- the fliQ gene encoding flagellar biosynthesis protein FliQ, which produces MTPESVMALGTEAMKVALALAAPLLLAALVSGLVVSLLQAATQINEMTLSFIPKILAVVATIVIAGPWMLNLLLDYMRTLFTNLPNLIG; this is translated from the coding sequence ATGACACCAGAATCGGTTATGGCGCTGGGCACCGAGGCGATGAAGGTGGCGTTGGCCTTGGCCGCGCCGCTGTTGCTCGCCGCGTTGGTCAGCGGCCTGGTGGTCAGCCTGCTGCAGGCCGCGACCCAGATCAACGAAATGACGCTGTCGTTCATTCCCAAAATCCTGGCGGTGGTCGCGACCATCGTGATTGCCGGACCGTGGATGCTGAACCTGCTGCTGGACTATATGCGCACGCTGTTCACTAACCTGCCCAACCTGATTGGTTAA
- the fliR gene encoding flagellar biosynthetic protein FliR has product MLTFDSAQFGVWLSQYFWPLLRILALISTAPVFSEKQISKKVKIGLGGLIVILIAPGLPTSTVPIFSAAGLWLAAQQILIGVALGLTMQFAFAAIRLAGEVIGMQMGLSFATFFDPSGGPNMPVLARLLNLLAMLLFLSFNGHLWLISLLVDSFHTLPIQAEPLNGNGFLALTQAGSLIFINGMMLALPLICLLLTLNMALGLLNRMTPQLSVFVIGFPVTMTIGIMTIGMMMPMLAPFCEHLFGEFFDRLADVVGSMTP; this is encoded by the coding sequence ATGCTCACATTTGACAGCGCGCAGTTCGGCGTCTGGCTCAGCCAATATTTCTGGCCACTGCTGCGTATTTTGGCGCTGATCAGCACCGCGCCGGTATTCAGCGAAAAGCAGATCAGCAAGAAGGTGAAAATTGGCCTCGGCGGGCTGATCGTGATACTGATTGCCCCCGGGCTACCCACCAGCACCGTGCCTATTTTCTCTGCGGCCGGTTTGTGGCTGGCGGCCCAGCAAATTCTGATCGGTGTCGCGCTGGGCCTGACCATGCAGTTCGCCTTCGCGGCGATACGGCTGGCCGGCGAAGTGATCGGCATGCAGATGGGTTTGTCGTTCGCCACCTTCTTCGATCCCAGCGGCGGGCCGAACATGCCAGTGTTGGCACGGCTGCTCAACCTGCTGGCGATGCTGCTGTTTCTCAGCTTCAACGGCCATCTGTGGCTGATTTCTCTGTTGGTGGACAGCTTCCATACCCTGCCGATCCAGGCCGAGCCGCTTAACGGCAATGGCTTTCTCGCCTTGACCCAGGCCGGTTCGCTGATTTTCATCAACGGCATGATGCTGGCACTGCCGCTGATCTGCCTGTTGCTGACGCTGAACATGGCGCTCGGCCTGCTTAACCGCATGACACCGCAGCTGTCGGTGTTCGTCATCGGTTTCCCGGTGACCATGACCATTGGCATTATGACCATCGGCATGATGATGCCGATGCTGGCGCCGTTTTGTGAGCACCTGTTTGGCGAGTTCTTCGATCGCCTGGCCGATGTCGTCGGCAGCATGACCCCCTAG
- the sra gene encoding stationary-phase-induced ribosome-associated protein, whose amino-acid sequence MKAKTNRRARRALGLAHWATNRSQIALSPSGEKWLVVKKKK is encoded by the coding sequence ATGAAAGCTAAAACCAACCGAAGAGCACGCAGGGCCTTAGGCCTGGCACACTGGGCCACCAACCGTTCTCAGATTGCCTTGTCACCCAGTGGTGAAAAATGGCTTGTGGTAAAAAAGAAAAAATAA
- the flgL gene encoding flagellar hook-associated protein FlgL has product MRMSTSMMYQQNMSGITGNQSLFMKAAEQLSTGKKVSNPSDDPLAASQAVMLAQSQSENTQYALARTFARQSVSMEETVLSGVTSTISDMKALIVSAGGTKSDDDRDSLATQLQGLKDQLLNQANSTDGNGRYMFGGFVNDKPPFEDKGGSVSYVGGNTPVEQKVDANRTMTIGHTGDKVFMALTSNPKPEPDGSASVANVFESIDIALKALKTPQKDADDATKQQVNDALAKANRGLDNSYNRVLSVRAELGSQLQEMDTLDSIGKDRDMINKTQMSALVDADLAESISSYFMQQAALQASYKTFGDMQGMSLFQLNR; this is encoded by the coding sequence ATGCGCATGTCCACCAGCATGATGTACCAACAGAACATGTCCGGCATTACCGGCAATCAGTCGCTGTTTATGAAAGCCGCCGAGCAGCTTTCCACCGGCAAAAAAGTCAGCAATCCGTCCGACGATCCTCTGGCGGCTTCGCAGGCGGTGATGCTGGCTCAATCACAGTCGGAAAACACCCAATATGCCTTGGCGCGGACCTTTGCCCGTCAAAGCGTGTCGATGGAAGAGACTGTGCTGTCCGGGGTGACCAGCACCATCTCCGATATGAAAGCGCTGATCGTCAGCGCCGGCGGCACCAAAAGCGACGACGACCGCGATTCGCTGGCGACCCAGCTGCAGGGGCTGAAAGATCAGTTGCTCAACCAGGCCAACAGCACCGACGGCAACGGCCGCTATATGTTTGGCGGTTTTGTGAACGACAAGCCTCCCTTTGAAGACAAGGGCGGATCGGTCAGCTATGTCGGCGGTAACACGCCGGTCGAGCAGAAAGTGGATGCCAACCGCACCATGACCATTGGGCATACCGGCGATAAGGTCTTCATGGCATTGACCAGCAACCCGAAGCCGGAACCGGATGGCAGCGCCTCTGTCGCTAACGTGTTTGAAAGCATTGATATCGCGCTGAAGGCGTTGAAAACACCTCAGAAGGATGCGGATGATGCCACCAAGCAGCAGGTGAACGATGCGCTGGCCAAAGCCAACCGCGGCCTGGACAACTCTTATAACAGAGTGCTTAGCGTGCGCGCGGAGCTGGGCAGCCAACTGCAGGAAATGGATACGCTGGACAGTATCGGCAAGGACCGCGACATGATCAACAAAACGCAAATGAGCGCGCTGGTTGATGCCGATCTGGCCGAGTCGATTTCCAGCTATTTCATGCAGCAGGCGGCCTTGCAGGCGTCATACAAAACCTTCGGGGATATGCAGGGGATGTCGCTGTTCCAGTTGAACCGCTAA
- the flgK gene encoding flagellar hook-associated protein FlgK, whose product MSNSLINTAMSGLNAAQVALSTVSNNISNYNVAGYNRQTAILAQNGGMSTMSGFIGNGVTVTSVNREYNQFITNQLRGAQSQAGAQNAYFEKISQIDNLLASKTNTLSTNMQDFFSNLENLVSNAGDDAARQTVLGKANGLVNQFNNTDKYLRDMDSGVNQQLSDSANQINSYSQQIAKLNDEITRLRGSGGEPNALLDQRDQLVTELNQVVGVQVMQQDGDAYTVSFANGLTLVQGSNAYQVEAVPSSGDPSRLTIGYNRGNGVSEVPEGQITSGSVSGVLKFRSESLDSARNQLGQLALAMADSFNQQHRAGFDLNGDAGTDFFSFGGGRVVDNSRNAGDAALSVSYTDTSKVKANDYRVEFDGSNWQVSRLPDNVKVNATASVDATTGKPTLSFDGLKVDIDGTAQKNDSFTVKPVSDVAGSLKVAITDSANIAAAGKDDSGRGDNENAKKLLDLQTKKLVDGKATFSGAYASMVSSVGNQTASAKVSATSQANIVKQLTIQQQSISGVNLDEEYGELLRFQQYYMANAQVIQTASSMFDALLNIR is encoded by the coding sequence ATGTCCAACAGCTTAATCAATACCGCGATGAGCGGGCTGAATGCGGCTCAGGTGGCGCTCAGCACCGTCAGTAACAACATCTCTAACTACAACGTGGCGGGCTATAACCGACAGACTGCGATCCTGGCGCAGAACGGCGGTATGAGTACCATGAGTGGCTTCATTGGCAACGGGGTCACCGTGACCAGCGTTAACCGCGAGTACAACCAGTTCATCACCAATCAGTTGCGCGGAGCACAGAGCCAGGCCGGGGCACAGAACGCCTACTTCGAGAAAATCTCGCAGATCGATAACCTGCTGGCGAGCAAAACCAATACCTTGTCGACCAATATGCAGGATTTCTTTAGCAACCTGGAGAACCTGGTCAGCAACGCCGGCGATGACGCCGCGCGCCAAACGGTGCTGGGCAAGGCCAATGGGTTGGTCAATCAGTTCAATAACACCGACAAATACCTGCGCGATATGGACAGCGGCGTTAACCAACAGCTCAGCGACAGCGCTAACCAGATCAACAGCTACAGCCAGCAAATCGCCAAACTGAACGATGAAATTACCCGCCTGCGCGGCAGCGGCGGTGAGCCGAATGCCTTGCTCGATCAGCGCGACCAACTGGTGACTGAGTTAAACCAGGTGGTGGGCGTGCAGGTGATGCAGCAAGACGGCGACGCTTATACCGTGTCTTTCGCCAACGGCCTGACGCTGGTGCAGGGGAGCAATGCATACCAGGTGGAGGCAGTGCCTTCCAGCGGCGATCCTTCTCGCCTGACCATCGGCTATAACCGCGGCAATGGCGTCAGCGAAGTGCCGGAAGGGCAAATTACCAGCGGCAGCGTTAGCGGCGTACTGAAGTTCCGCAGCGAATCGCTGGATAGCGCACGCAACCAGTTGGGGCAATTGGCGCTGGCGATGGCGGACAGCTTTAACCAGCAGCACCGTGCCGGGTTCGATCTCAACGGCGACGCCGGCACCGATTTCTTCAGCTTCGGTGGTGGGCGCGTGGTGGATAACAGCCGCAATGCCGGCGATGCGGCGCTGTCGGTGTCCTACACCGATACCAGCAAGGTGAAGGCCAACGATTACCGGGTGGAGTTCGATGGCAGCAACTGGCAGGTCAGCCGCCTGCCGGATAACGTGAAGGTCAACGCCACGGCGAGCGTCGATGCCACCACCGGCAAACCGACGCTGAGCTTTGACGGCCTGAAGGTCGACATCGACGGCACGGCACAAAAGAACGACAGCTTTACCGTGAAGCCGGTCAGCGACGTGGCGGGCAGCTTGAAAGTCGCGATTACCGATTCGGCGAACATCGCAGCCGCCGGCAAAGACGACAGTGGCCGCGGCGATAACGAAAACGCCAAAAAGCTGCTCGATCTGCAGACCAAAAAGTTGGTCGACGGCAAAGCCACCTTCAGCGGCGCATACGCCAGCATGGTGAGCAGCGTTGGTAACCAGACGGCATCGGCCAAGGTTTCGGCGACTTCTCAGGCCAATATCGTCAAGCAGCTGACCATTCAGCAGCAGTCGATCTCCGGTGTCAACCTGGACGAAGAGTACGGTGAATTGCTGCGTTTTCAGCAATATTACATGGCCAATGCACAGGTCATTCAAACCGCCAGCTCAATGTTTGACGCACTGCTGAATATCCGTTGA
- the flgJ gene encoding flagellar assembly peptidoglycan hydrolase FlgJ: MAGDLMAMSGAAYDAQALNGLKRDAASDPQGNLKQVAQQVEGMFVQMMLKSMRAALPQDGILSSDQSRLYTSMYDQQIAQQMSQKGLGLADMMVKQMSNANAVPSETAGTSPMALDDEVLRTLPNQALEQMIRRAVPKAPSAAPLSLNNGNFVARLSTPARVVSQQSGIPHQLIVAQAALESGWGQREIPAADGSPSYNLFGIKAGGSWDGPVTEITTTEFEQGAAKKIKAKFRVYGSYVEAMADYVKLLTNNPRYAGVANARSPEQAAQALQQAGYATDPQYASKLVSVIQQMKNAGEQVVKAYTHDLKDLF, translated from the coding sequence ATGGCCGGCGATCTGATGGCAATGTCGGGCGCCGCCTATGATGCGCAGGCGCTTAATGGACTGAAACGCGATGCGGCGAGCGATCCGCAGGGCAACCTGAAACAGGTGGCGCAGCAGGTTGAAGGCATGTTCGTGCAGATGATGCTGAAAAGCATGCGTGCCGCGCTGCCGCAGGATGGGATCTTGAGCAGCGATCAGTCTCGGCTCTACACCTCAATGTATGACCAGCAAATTGCCCAGCAGATGTCGCAGAAAGGCCTGGGGTTGGCCGACATGATGGTGAAGCAGATGAGCAACGCCAACGCGGTGCCGAGCGAAACGGCGGGCACGTCGCCGATGGCGCTGGACGATGAGGTGTTGCGAACGCTGCCGAATCAGGCGCTGGAGCAGATGATCCGCCGCGCGGTGCCAAAAGCGCCGAGCGCTGCCCCGCTGTCGCTCAACAACGGCAACTTTGTTGCCCGGCTGTCTACTCCTGCGCGCGTCGTCAGCCAGCAGAGCGGCATTCCGCATCAGCTGATTGTGGCACAGGCCGCACTGGAATCCGGCTGGGGTCAGCGTGAGATCCCGGCCGCCGACGGTTCGCCGAGCTACAACCTGTTTGGCATCAAGGCGGGCGGCAGCTGGGACGGGCCGGTGACCGAGATCACCACCACCGAGTTCGAGCAGGGTGCGGCGAAGAAGATCAAGGCGAAGTTCCGGGTTTACGGTTCTTACGTCGAGGCGATGGCCGACTACGTCAAGCTGTTGACCAATAACCCACGCTACGCCGGGGTGGCCAACGCCCGCAGCCCGGAGCAGGCGGCGCAGGCGCTGCAACAGGCCGGTTATGCCACCGATCCGCAATATGCCAGCAAGTTGGTCAGCGTGATACAGCAGATGAAAAACGCCGGCGAGCAGGTGGTGAAGGCGTATACCCACGACCTGAAGGATCTTTTTTAG
- a CDS encoding flagellar basal body P-ring protein FlgI, whose product MLKKFLMALVICALSLPAAAERIRDLVTVQGVRDNALIGYGLVVGLDGSGDQTMQTPFTTQSLSNMLSQLGITVPPGTNMQLKNVAAVMVTAKLPPFSRTGQNIDVVVSSMGNAKSLRGGTLLMTPLKGVDNQVYALAQGNVLVGGAGASAGGSSVQVNQLAGGRISNGATIERELPTTFGAGGVINLQLNDEDFTLAQQISDAINRQRGGGTASPLDARTIQVLVPQGNSSQVRFLAEIQNINVSVGAIDAKVIINSRTGSVVMNRDVILDSCAVAQGNLSVVVDRQNTVSQPNTPFGGGQTVVTPNTQISVQQQGGSLQKVNASANLNNVIRALNALGATPIDLMSILQAMQSAGCLRAKLEII is encoded by the coding sequence ATGTTAAAGAAATTTCTAATGGCGCTGGTGATTTGTGCGCTGAGCCTGCCGGCCGCGGCGGAGCGCATTCGCGATCTGGTCACGGTGCAGGGCGTACGCGATAACGCGCTGATCGGTTACGGACTGGTGGTGGGGCTGGACGGTTCCGGTGACCAGACCATGCAGACCCCGTTCACCACCCAGAGCCTGAGCAACATGCTGTCGCAGTTGGGTATCACCGTGCCACCGGGCACCAACATGCAGTTGAAAAACGTGGCGGCGGTCATGGTCACCGCCAAGCTGCCGCCGTTTTCGCGCACCGGGCAGAACATCGACGTGGTGGTGTCCTCCATGGGTAACGCCAAGAGTCTGCGTGGCGGCACCTTGCTGATGACGCCGCTGAAAGGGGTAGATAATCAGGTTTACGCGCTGGCGCAGGGCAACGTGCTGGTCGGCGGAGCCGGCGCTTCGGCCGGTGGCAGCAGCGTACAGGTTAACCAACTGGCCGGCGGGCGCATCAGCAACGGCGCCACCATTGAGCGCGAGCTGCCGACCACCTTCGGGGCCGGCGGAGTGATTAACCTGCAGCTCAACGATGAGGACTTTACGCTGGCACAACAGATCAGCGACGCCATCAACCGTCAACGCGGCGGTGGCACGGCTTCACCGTTGGACGCCCGTACCATTCAGGTGCTGGTGCCACAGGGCAACAGTTCGCAGGTGCGCTTCCTGGCGGAGATCCAGAACATTAACGTTAGCGTCGGGGCGATCGACGCCAAGGTGATCATCAACTCACGCACCGGTTCGGTTGTAATGAACCGCGACGTGATCCTGGATTCCTGCGCGGTGGCGCAAGGCAACCTGTCGGTGGTGGTCGATCGGCAAAATACCGTCAGCCAGCCAAATACCCCGTTTGGCGGCGGGCAAACGGTGGTGACGCCGAACACCCAGATTTCGGTGCAACAGCAGGGCGGCTCGCTGCAGAAGGTTAACGCCAGCGCCAATCTGAACAACGTGATCCGCGCGCTTAACGCGTTGGGGGCAACGCCGATCGATCTGATGTCTATCCTGCAGGCGATGCAAAGCGCCGGCTGTCTGCGCGCCAAGCTGGAAATTATCTGA
- the flgH gene encoding flagellar basal body L-ring protein FlgH has product MENPPQGKRWLAAMVMLTLSGCAYIPHKPLVDGATTAQPAPAGAPVPNGSIFQTVQPMNYGYQPLFEDRRPRNVGDTLTIVLQENVSASKSSSANASRNGASKFGVATSPRYLDGLLGNARADMDISGDSTFGGKGGANANNTFNGTITVTVNQVLVNGNLHVVGEKQIAINQGTEFIRFSGVVNPRTISGSNSVTSTQVADARIEYVGNGYINEAQTMGWLQRFFLNVSPF; this is encoded by the coding sequence ATGGAAAACCCGCCGCAAGGAAAACGCTGGCTGGCGGCAATGGTGATGCTGACGCTGAGCGGCTGCGCTTACATTCCACATAAACCCCTGGTTGACGGGGCTACCACGGCACAGCCGGCGCCGGCGGGCGCGCCCGTGCCGAACGGTTCCATTTTCCAGACGGTGCAGCCGATGAACTACGGTTATCAGCCGCTGTTTGAAGACCGTCGTCCGCGCAACGTCGGCGATACCCTGACGATCGTGCTGCAGGAAAACGTCAGCGCCAGCAAAAGCTCTTCTGCCAACGCTAGCCGCAACGGGGCCAGCAAGTTCGGCGTAGCCACCTCGCCACGCTACCTCGATGGCTTGCTGGGCAATGCGCGTGCCGACATGGATATCTCCGGTGACAGCACCTTCGGCGGCAAGGGCGGGGCCAACGCCAACAACACCTTTAACGGCACCATTACCGTGACGGTCAATCAGGTGCTGGTGAACGGAAACCTGCACGTGGTGGGGGAAAAACAGATCGCCATTAATCAGGGCACCGAATTCATCCGTTTCTCCGGGGTCGTCAACCCGCGCACCATCAGCGGCAGCAACTCGGTTACCTCCACCCAGGTGGCGGATGCGCGCATTGAATATGTCGGCAACGGCTATATCAACGAAGCGCAGACCATGGGGTGGTTACAACGCTTCTTCTTAAATGTCTCACCGTTTTGA